A genome region from Arachidicoccus soli includes the following:
- a CDS encoding DUF4396 domain-containing protein — protein MSFYNRNCLLGSWIIDYIFAFLVGIFFQYFSIKPMKKLSPGKALKAALKADSLSLGFWQLGMYGWMAIAFFLIFKQRLEANDDRFWWMMQIGMLLGFCTAFPINWWLIKKGIKEKM, from the coding sequence ATGTCCTTTTATAATAGGAATTGTCTGCTTGGGTCCTGGATAATAGATTATATTTTTGCCTTTCTTGTTGGGATATTTTTCCAGTATTTTTCCATTAAGCCGATGAAAAAACTCTCTCCGGGAAAAGCGCTAAAGGCCGCCTTGAAAGCAGATAGTTTGTCCCTCGGCTTCTGGCAGTTAGGCATGTATGGCTGGATGGCTATTGCATTTTTTTTAATTTTTAAACAGAGGCTAGAAGCAAATGATGACAGGTTCTGGTGGATGATGCAGATAGGGATGTTGTTGGGGTTTTGCACAGCCTTTCCCATAAACTGGTGGCTGATAAAAAAAGGAATTAAAGAGAAAATGTAG